The genomic stretch GCCAACAAGTCTTCTTCTACCTCCCCACCTGAACCCATTCCATTCTCTTTCCTTCTCTCTCTCTAGCTACCTAGCTAGGTAAGGTAGCGACGCTCCTCCCCGCTCCTGCCGACAAACAAGAAAACTACGTACCAGGAGAGAGAAAGAACACTGGTAGCTGAGAGTGAGAACTGAGAAGCAACCGCTATGGAGCCAGCTCCCGGTGAGGGATCAAGCACGCCGGAGGAGGCTGGACCCTCCTCATCCTCGGCTCCCGTTGAGAAGACAGAAGAACCGAAGCAACAGGCGCAACCGCCTGAAGGAGGACGGCAACAAGCCGTAGTGCAGGAGCACCTACAGCCGCAGCCTCTGTCGCAGCAGCCGCCGGTGCCGGCGGGGCTGAGCCGGTACGAGTCGCAGAAGCGGCGCGACTGGAACACGTTCCTGAATTATCTGCGCAACCACAAGCCGCCGCTGACGCTGCCCCGGTGCAGCGGCGCGCACGTCATCGAGTTCCTCAAGTACCTCGACCAGTTCGGCAAGACCAAGGTACACGCCGACGGCTGCGCCTACTTCGGCCAGCCCAACCCGCCGGTGCCGTGCGCGTGCCCTCTTCGGCAGGCATGGGGCAGCCTCGACGCGCTCATCGGACGCCTCCGCGCCGCCTACGAGGAGTCCGGCGGCCGCCCCGAGTCCAACCCCTTCGCCGCGCGGGCCGTGCGCTTCTACCTACGCGAGGTGCGCGAGGCGCAGGCCAAGGCGCGCGGGATCCCCTACGAAAAGAAGAAGCGAAAGCGCGGGAGCACTGCCGCCCCCGCGGCACCGCCTCCCGTCGTCACCGCTGCAGAGGCGGCAGGGACGTCGGGAggcggcgaggacgacgacgacgagccgaCACAGTCTACTGAGCAACGCCAGACGACGCCGGCATCTCCTGCTACTCCGCCAACTCGAAGTAGTAGCGCGGGCGGTACCAGCACTACCGCAGCGGCGGCAGCCACCACAACAACGACGACGAGGGGGAAGGAAGCGGCAGAAGGATCAGCGTGATAAGTGTAGACCATTAATTTACCCGTTTGATTATTCCATCACATCAAAATTCTAATCCTGCACCATCATATATAATCTTTAGTTGTCTGTTATTATAATTCTGTTTGTTATGATTTGTTGAAGTATATAAGAAAGAGGAGCTCTAAGTGGTTCATAGGATCATGACAGAATGGAGAACATCAAGAAAATccgtgcattaactaattaagaaCATTATTTGTTTTCCAGAATAAGTGAAAGATAATTTTGTTTGCTTGAATAATTTGTTCTGCCAAATTAATTAAGCTTCACTGTTTGTTGATTTGAGTGCAATATATAGGGCCACAGTGATATGAATGTCAAGCCCGATGGGTCCTGCTGATTAGCAATCGACCACCATTGGCTTAGTGCCTTCCCTAATCTTCTCCATTACTATATTCCGTTTTATTATCTCCATTTTCTTGGCCCCATTCATCACCATTTCTGTCTAATGACACTCTTGAGACAGCGACGTACATTTTTACGAACAGTGGCTGCCCAGGCCCTAGTTACTATATACATTTTCGTACACATTAGTTGTGGTGTCCTTGCTCAAGGAAAACAAATTAGTTTTTTTTTGGTTCTTTGACTTCGGAGACAATGAGCAGTACTCTTAACAATGGTAGCATGATTTAACTATTTGGATGTGGTGTGTGAATGTATGAACACACAAAGCGGCAGACACATACACAAAAAGTTGCACATCACATGTCAGTATCGATACAAGATATACCAGTATAACATAAGCTTTCTCGAATCCTCACAATTTCTTCCCTTGTCATCTTACATCTTTTCCAAGCGCAATGCCGTCTCTCTCGTCTTTTCCTTTCGGTTTCCTTCTGTTTTTGTTTTCTGGTGATCTCATCGCCTTCCTTTTCTCAATGCTGGTTGCCGGTACGATATGTCTTGTTGTCTTGATCAGTTGGGCATTGACACTTGGAGTACTTATTGTGATTACTTGCCAAGCTTGCACTGCTCCAAATTATGGAGCTCTCATAGGGGTCTAGAAAATTATTCAATACCAAGTGTTCATATGCATGGTTAACCTTTTTTTTTGTATTGATCCATACAACTATGGACCAGTTAGAATCTGGTATGAAGTTTTAAGATATATGCATTGAATAAAATAGATGCAGTGGCTGGAGAATTTGGAGTGAGCTATCTAAAATGTTTGAGTATtggtttggctgacaagattgctACTTTTTTTCTTGTGCGTACAAGTAtttccaattttttttatttcagatACACAGAGATACATGCTTTCTTATTATTGTAGTACTAATAATAGGTTTTAAATATCGCACTATAGGCTATAGCGGCAGCCTTCGAAAAAGAGTACAACGGGATTATAGCTCGCTATGGCCAGCCAACTTTTAGCGGGCTAATGCACTTGGCCGCACCTCTTCGAAGGGCTTTAGAGggactatagccggctatttaaaattATGATTAATTACATAATAAGTTCACGCAAGTGATCTGGAAATCCCAATGACTAAAATGTAGCAACTAAATGTTGTAACCGAGTAAGAGCTCATACACTACATGACACATTGTGCTTTTATACCCTACGAGCTCTATGTATTCTGAAAAAAGGATTTGTAAGGCACATGCAATTAGTAGAGTCTCAATCTATGTTCTCCAGATatgtgattgtattgatatgacgAATGCATCAATAATGCCCAAATATGAAATGTGCAACTGGCATACCAGCTTAGCTGTTCCATTGTTCTTTCCGAATAGACGTCTAGACTATGCATGATTCTCAGAAATGATACTTTGAACATACAAACTACTTGTTGGTTCAAGGTATACTTTCTTTAGCGCGTGCCTTGCGCGCATGAATTGATACGTacatatttttcgataaagggaatatattaatatcaaaagataccaattacacccagctacCTGCAACAACGGCCCACCCTAATGACAGTACGGATGCACAaagccaaaaaagagtaaagaaaactaagaaataaaagtcccgctccagccttctagacctagcaacagcaatacaaccaccactgtGACAACACATGAAGTAcatactctccaaaagcgacatctccaagaaggaaaccgtgcaccagcgccgtcgtcgccggacCAAAAGTCTTAGGATTTCCCCctaaagatagtccccactctcaaaacaatacctccaacaagaacattgccaggcacaaccagttaaggccagaccttaggttttcaccctgagagataggactctgaacttcccctgtgctgccgcccccacatgcataccactgctgcaagccCGGACGCTGCGGCATCCATCAAgcatcacgttgactcgaacctcctttagccagtccaccagtccggccttcatgatattccttattctgacttcatcatggaccaaaaagtcatctgatgtcaacacagaatatagcttcgcggcgctccctcggaaccaaacggtcggaataaaacatGGGTGcgtgcgaccgaataccacctgaTCCAGCAAACTACAGACAAAATATGCACTATTCTATTCTCCAGCGGagatttccggaactcatctctcccaaccaattgagctaggctcacttcataTAGACACTACATTTGATCGAGCTATATTCAGGTGGGAGCCTTTGTGTTCCTCCCGGTGAAccatcaaaaaaaaaagtgttgcTAGTACAAGAATCCAAGAACTAATTATAATGATCCAAGCTGCACACTGGAGAGGAGTAGATTTTGGCCGACAGGCAGTCAGAGGCAAATCTAGTACAGTACACGTACTAGATGGCATGGAACGGTTTGAAAATTGAAAAAATTCTCCTTGTACAGGGCCAGATGAACAGCGTTCCCTCTCTTCGTCTCTCAAAAGACACCGGCCGCCACATGCAATTATTTCTTTGAGGGTGTAGGCCGTACATGATGCGCTGCGCTTAATATTCATTGTGTCTGGGACGATCCTCAACCTCAACCTCAACGCAAGAGGCCGGGTGTAGGTATAGCTCCTTTCTTTGCTTGTTTTCTCTGCCTTAATTTGCAAACGTCTTTGGTTCTTTCTGCTTTTCCctggctccacctccacctccacgccACTTTTGTTGCCTGCTGGTGCTGGACCTCACTTTTGAACTGACGTCACGTCAGCTAGCTGAGACACGGCGGGCCCACGAGGTCAGCGAGAGTGCAGTCGATGACGAGCCCTCTGCTGCCTGCGGCAGTCAGTCATTGACTCGTGTAGTACGGGGGACTAGCTTTCTGCCACATGGGCTGCTTGGGCCGCCATCATTTTCCTGGGTTCGACTTGGGTGGGTCACGCACTGAGGACTCATGCATGTTGGAACTACCTCGGGGTCCAACACCAAGGACCTCCGGTTTTTCTCCATGGTGTTCTTAAAATAATAGGACCAAAATGCATGTATATGGTCAAATCAGAGCCAACTTACATGACCACATGGAATATGTGGCAGagcaacttatttattatgtcaaTGTCAACTTACATGAAAACAACTATTAGGATGCTATTGTAAACCTCGGTACCGTTCTTCATGCATAGGATTTTGGAAGGAAAAAAAAAGCTCAAAGTGGATTAGAAATCATGCTGTTTTCCTCTGAACTGAATTGAGAGAAAACTCTACGTTTTCTTTTGCCCCACTACAATACTAATAACTTGTGGCATGGGTGGAGTTTTTTCGTTCCAATGTGTTAGGTTCACTTCTTTGTGAACGATAGTGAGGACaataattaaatatttttttgcgggGGGAATCATTAAATATTTACTGGTCCATAAAGCCTATTGGGATGGCTTCTTTCCATGCACATGTTTCTTGGTCGAGCGTTCTCCGGCTTTGTTTCTGAGAGAATCAGATTTCCTAGGGTTTTGCGATGACCAATTCTTTCCAAGCTTTTCGAGTTTCCTTCTTATGTCGTTCTTATGGAAATAATAATAATTTCTTTCATACACAAAATCAAATCAAACAAGATTGATTCTATGGCTTAAACTTAACAACTTATTAGTGTATCCATGTAATATTTGATGCTACTAGCTGCCGGTTGAGACATGTCACATCATTTTCAATGTGTTGCGTATACATAGTGAGAAGGATGTGCGTATGTTAGAACCCATATTCTTCGAAGGTAGAATTCGACATAGCGATGGAGACTTAACCAAATCGCGGCACCTTCACTACAAAATTTGGAAACCTACTATGCGGAAAGCAAATCCATAAGAAAAAGAACATCCATAATTTTTTCACACAACAAATCAATGGAAGACATCACTAGAGGAAACATGTTGATATATGCGAAGATAAAATTGGCACGACAGATCTTCCGGGGGCTAAAAGCTCTGTTGGCTGGCGAGACTTCGTGGCATGTTGTTGACGGATCTCGGCAGCGACCACGCGTGCGTAGGTGACCGCTTGCAGGGAGGTGGGGCTGTTTGGCACCATGGTGGTACCCGTGGCTACCTTGGCGAGG from Lolium rigidum isolate FL_2022 chromosome 4, APGP_CSIRO_Lrig_0.1, whole genome shotgun sequence encodes the following:
- the LOC124647823 gene encoding protein G1-like9; translated protein: MEPAPGEGSSTPEEAGPSSSSAPVEKTEEPKQQAQPPEGGRQQAVVQEHLQPQPLSQQPPVPAGLSRYESQKRRDWNTFLNYLRNHKPPLTLPRCSGAHVIEFLKYLDQFGKTKVHADGCAYFGQPNPPVPCACPLRQAWGSLDALIGRLRAAYEESGGRPESNPFAARAVRFYLREVREAQAKARGIPYEKKKRKRGSTAAPAAPPPVVTAAEAAGTSGGGEDDDDEPTQSTEQRQTTPASPATPPTRSSSAGGTSTTAAAAATTTTTTRGKEAAEGSA